In Balaenoptera acutorostrata chromosome 19, mBalAcu1.1, whole genome shotgun sequence, the following proteins share a genomic window:
- the ZNF544 gene encoding zinc finger protein 544, translated as MDTFSSTALPSEDLCPLQDSFSRYEEEMEAYSQQILSQPPVSFKDVAVTFTWEEWGQLDLAQRMLYREVTLETCSHLVSLGLLLSKPDVIARLEQGEDPWRVEQGPPRDWKTTLEKKESASEEGIAVEEPSHHMEMKHCVQEEGPWLVSLGEVQHWRDQLGKHQEDSLSQTVLTSERLFAQGGSYLSLSLLPPTLPTRTHFHKLNSQVKRLKQNSVFINHQKNWADLKSCEDHQSARAFCQSIYLNKIANVETGNKKPYDYTVSSDSFNCGTSLRFLNRIFSAENGNDSKDGNSINHSMSLNEHKPMNFGESQYECDECLVQTEISDPGEAPFRCEEDCGAFHVASSFPDCDIIQTGKKSYACNQCAKSFSCCSKLVVHKRTHTGEKPYECTRCGKSFSQSYDLVVHQRTHTGEKPYECNQCGKSFTQSSKLIRHQRTHTGEKPYKCHECGKSFRWNSNLTVHQRIHTGEKPYECAHCGKSFSQSSDFVAHKRTHTGEKPHECNQCGKSFIRSTQLIRHLRIHTGEKPYKCNQCDKAFTGSSHLIEHQRTHTGEKPFECNQCGKGFTGSSHLLSHQRIHSGEKPYECNDCGKAFRQRSQLFVHQRTHTGEKPYECSHCGKAFSQRSPLIVHQRIHIGEKPYQCNMCAKAFSQRSRLIEHQRTHTGEKPYECVDCGKAFNDRSTLTKHERTHTGEKPYECNHCEKAFSQRCQLTRHQRIHTGEKPYECNECGKAFSYSTSLIQHEKTHGRETL; from the exons ATGGACACGTTTTCTTCCACTG ccctgccttctgaGGACCTCTGCCCTCTTCAGGACAGCTTCTCCAGGTAtgaggaggaaatggaggcataTTCTCAGCAGATCCTGTCTCAG CCACCTGTGAGCTTCAAGGACGTGGCTGTGACCTTCACATGGGAGGAGTGGGGACAGCTGGACCTGGCTCAGAGGATGCTGTACCGTGAGGTGACTCTGGAGACCTGCAGTCACCTGGTCTCCCTGG GGCTTCTGCTTTCAAAACCGGATGTGATCGCCCGACTGGAGCAAGGGGAGGACCCATGGAGGGTGGAGCAGGGACCTCCCCGAG acTGGAAGactacacttgaaaagaaagagTCAGCTTCTGAAGAGGGTATTGCTGTGGAAGAGCCATCTCACCACATGGAAATGAAACACTGTGTACAGGAGGAGGGCCCCTGGTTGGTGTCATTAGGAGAAGTGCAGCATTGGAGGGACCAGCTAGGGAAGCACCAGGAGGACTCTCTGAGTCAAACAGTACTTACCTCAGAGAGACTTTTTGCTCAAGGGGGTAGTTATCTGAGTCTAAGCCTTCTACCTCCAACATTACCCACAAGAACACATTTCCATAAGCTCAACTCACAGGTTAAAAGGTTGAAACAGAACTCGGTTTtcattaatcatcagaaaaaCTGGGCTGATCTGAAGTCCTGTGAAGATCATCAAAGTGCTAGAGCCTTCTGTCAGAGCATTTACTTGAATAAAATTGCAAATGttgaaacaggaaataaaaaacctTATGATTATACTGTCAGTAGTGACTCTTTCAACTGTGGTACCTCCCTTCGTTTTCTTAATAGAATTTTTTCAGCAGAGAATGGCAATGACAGTAAGGATGGAAACAGCATTAATCATAGCATGTCTCTGAATGAACACAAGCCAATGAATTTTGGAGAAAGTCAGTACGAGTGCGATGAATGCCTTGTGCAAACCGAAATAAGTGATCCTGGAGAGGCACCATTCAGATGTGAGGAGGACTGTGGTGCCTTCCACGTGGCCTCATCTTTTCCTGACTGTGACATCATTCAGACTGGAAAGAAGTCATATGCATGTAATCAGTGTGCAAAATCTTTCAGCTGTTGCTCTAAGCTTGTTGTACACAAGAGAACACACAcgggagaaaagccatatgaatGTACTCGGTGTGGGAAGTCTTTCAGCCAGAGCTATGACCTGGTTGTACACCAGAGAACtcacactggagaaaagccctatGAATGCAACCAGTGTGGGAAATCCTTCACCCAGAGTTCCAAACTTATTAGGCATCAACGAActcacactggagaaaaaccatataaatgTCATGAATGTGGAAAATCTTTCAGGTGGAACTCTAACCTTACTGTTCATcaaagaattcatactggagagaaaccttatgagTGTGCACATTGTGGAAAGTCCTTCAGTCAAAGCTCTGACTTTGTTGCACATAAAAggactcacactggagagaaaccccaTGAATGTAACCAGTGTGGAAAATCTTTCATTCGAAGCACTCAGCTTATTAGGCATCTGcgaattcacactggagagaagccaTATAAATGCAATCAGTGTGACAAAGCCTTCACTGGGAGCTCTCACCTTATTGAACATCAGAgaactcatactggagagaaaccgtTTGAATGTAATCAGTGTGGGAAAGGCTTCACTGGGAGCTCTCACCTTCTTTCACATCAGAGAATTCATTCTGGAGAGAAACCGTATGAGTGTAATGACTGTGGGAAAGCTTTTCGGCAGCGATCTCAGCTTTTTGTGCATCAGCGAAcacatactggagagaaaccttatgaatgcagtcattgtggaaaagctttcagccAGAGGTCTCCCCTCATTGTGCATCAGAGAATACACATTGGAGAGAAGCCCTATCAGTGTAACATGTGTGCTAAAGCCTTCAGTCAGAGGTCGCGCCTTATTGAACATCAGAGAACACATACTGGAGAAAAGCCCTATGAATGCGTTgactgtgggaaagccttcaatGATCGATCAACGCTTACAAAACATGAGAGAACACACACTGGggaaaaaccctatgaatgtaatcaTTGTGAAAAGGCCTTCAGCCAGCGGTGTCAACTTACTAGGCATCAGAGAatccatactggagagaaaccctatgaatgtaatgagtgtggaaaagctttcagttataGTACATCCCTTATTCAACATGAGAAAACCCAtgggagagaaaccctatga